Proteins encoded within one genomic window of Streptomyces sp. NBC_01314:
- a CDS encoding prolyl oligopeptidase family serine peptidase, producing MGDKVQTLAYGSWPSPIDAALAAAHDGHPEFVGFVGDEAWWTEPRPTEGGRRTLVRRTADGTEESVLPAPWNVRSRVMEYGGQPWAGVMRDTGPLVVFVNYADQRLYRYEPGGEPVPLTPVSSVGGGLRWVDPRPHPERDEVWCVLEEFTGDGPSDVRRVVAAVPLDGSAAEDRDAVRELTDGGRRFVTGPRLSPDGRHAAWLAWDHPLMPWDGTSLLVAEVTEDGLLGENRTVAGGPEESVAQVEWAADGTLVYSSDTTGYWNLYRLDRDGGDRTALCAREEEFGGPLWKVGWRWFALLGDGLAAVVHGRGATALGILDIETGQVVDADGPWTEFAPSLAVHGSRVIAVGASPRSAYEVVELDAATGDARVIGAAHDDPVDPAYYPEPQIRSFLGPAGREIHAHIYPPHHPGCVAFSTELPPYVVWAHGGPTSRAPLVLDLAIAYFTSRGIGIAEVNYGGSTGYGREYRNRLREQWGVVDVEDCAAVALALADEGTADRTRLAVRGGSAGGWTAAVSLTTTDVYACGTILYPILDLTNWGSGETHDFESQYLESLVGSSAEEPMRYAERSPTEHADRITAPFLLLQGLDDVICPPAQCDRFLARMEERRVPHAYIAFEGEGHGFRRAETTVRVLEAELSLYAQVFGLNPPGIPTLELTK from the coding sequence ATGGGGGACAAGGTGCAGACCCTGGCGTACGGTTCGTGGCCCTCGCCGATCGACGCGGCGCTCGCTGCCGCGCACGACGGGCATCCCGAGTTCGTGGGCTTCGTCGGCGACGAGGCGTGGTGGACCGAGCCACGGCCCACCGAGGGCGGCCGGCGCACCCTGGTGCGACGCACGGCCGACGGCACGGAGGAGTCGGTGCTGCCGGCCCCGTGGAACGTGCGCAGCCGGGTCATGGAGTACGGCGGGCAGCCCTGGGCCGGTGTCATGCGGGACACCGGGCCCCTCGTGGTCTTCGTGAACTACGCCGACCAGCGCCTCTACCGGTACGAACCGGGTGGCGAGCCCGTTCCGCTCACCCCGGTGTCCTCGGTGGGCGGCGGCCTGCGCTGGGTGGACCCGCGACCACATCCGGAGCGGGACGAGGTGTGGTGCGTCCTGGAGGAGTTCACCGGCGACGGGCCCAGCGACGTACGCCGGGTCGTCGCCGCGGTGCCGCTGGACGGCTCGGCTGCCGAGGACCGGGACGCCGTACGCGAACTCACCGACGGCGGTCGGCGGTTCGTCACCGGCCCCCGGCTCTCGCCCGACGGCCGTCACGCGGCGTGGCTGGCCTGGGACCATCCGCTCATGCCGTGGGACGGCACGTCGCTGCTCGTCGCCGAGGTGACCGAGGACGGCCTGCTGGGCGAGAACCGGACCGTCGCGGGCGGCCCGGAGGAGTCGGTCGCCCAGGTCGAGTGGGCCGCCGACGGGACCCTTGTCTACTCCAGCGACACCACCGGCTACTGGAACCTCTACCGTCTCGACCGCGACGGCGGTGACCGCACGGCTCTCTGCGCCCGGGAGGAGGAGTTCGGCGGGCCGCTGTGGAAGGTCGGCTGGCGCTGGTTCGCGCTGCTGGGCGACGGGCTCGCCGCCGTGGTGCACGGGCGGGGCGCCACCGCGCTCGGCATCCTCGACATCGAGACCGGCCAGGTCGTCGACGCGGACGGACCGTGGACCGAGTTCGCCCCGTCGCTCGCCGTGCACGGCAGCCGGGTCATCGCCGTCGGGGCCAGCCCGCGCAGCGCGTACGAGGTGGTCGAGCTGGACGCGGCCACCGGCGACGCCCGGGTGATCGGGGCCGCGCACGACGACCCGGTCGACCCCGCGTACTATCCCGAACCCCAGATCCGCTCCTTTCTCGGCCCCGCCGGACGCGAGATCCACGCGCACATCTACCCGCCGCACCACCCCGGCTGCGTCGCCTTCAGCACCGAGCTGCCGCCGTACGTCGTCTGGGCGCACGGCGGGCCCACCAGCCGGGCGCCCCTGGTCCTCGACCTGGCGATTGCCTACTTCACCTCACGCGGCATCGGGATCGCCGAGGTCAACTACGGGGGGTCGACCGGGTACGGGAGGGAGTACCGCAACCGGCTGCGCGAGCAGTGGGGTGTCGTGGACGTCGAGGACTGTGCGGCGGTGGCGCTGGCCCTCGCCGACGAGGGCACTGCCGACCGGACCAGGCTCGCCGTCAGGGGCGGCAGCGCGGGTGGCTGGACCGCCGCCGTGTCCCTCACCACGACCGACGTCTACGCCTGCGGAACCATCCTGTATCCCATCCTCGACCTCACGAACTGGGGGTCGGGGGAAACGCACGACTTCGAGTCCCAGTACCTGGAGAGCCTGGTGGGGTCGTCGGCCGAGGAGCCGATGCGGTATGCGGAGCGGTCGCCCACCGAGCACGCCGACCGGATCACCGCACCCTTCCTGCTGCTTCAGGGCCTGGACGACGTGATCTGCCCGCCCGCGCAGTGCGACCGTTTCCTGGCCAGGATGGAGGAGCGGCGGGTGCCGCACGCGTACATCGCCTTCGAGGGGGAGGGCCACGGCTTCCGGCGGGCGGAGACGACGGTGCGCGTCCTGGAGGCGGAGCTGTCGCTGTACGCGCAGGTCTTCGGGTTGAATCCTCCGGGAATCCCTACTCTGGAGCTCACCAAGTGA
- a CDS encoding M20/M25/M40 family metallo-hydrolase: MEQRALDEVVRFTSDLIRIDTTNRGGGDCRERPAAEYAAALLGEVGLEPTLLERTEGRTNVVARIEGTDPSADALLVHGHLDVVPAQAADWSVHPFSGEIRDGVVWGRGAVDMKNMDAMILAVARHWARTGVRPRRDIVIAFTADEEASAVDGSGFLADAHPGLFEGCTEGISESGAFTFHDGAGRQIYPIAAGERGTGWLKLTARGRAGHGSKVNRANAVTRLAAAIARIGAHEWPLRLTPTVRAALTELAALYGVEADLDDRDGVDRLLDKLGPAAALVEATVRNSANPTMLEAGYKINVIPGEAAARVDGRYLPGGEDEFRETLDRLTGPDVEWEFEHREVALQAPVDSVTYARMRAAVEEFAPEGHVVPYCMAGGTDAKQFSRLGITGYGFSPLKLPEGFDYAALFHGVDERVPVEALHFGVRVLDRFLRTA, from the coding sequence ATGGAACAGCGGGCACTGGACGAGGTCGTCCGGTTCACCTCCGACCTCATCCGCATCGACACCACCAACCGCGGCGGCGGGGACTGCCGGGAGCGGCCCGCCGCCGAGTACGCCGCCGCGCTGCTGGGCGAGGTCGGTCTGGAGCCCACGCTCCTTGAGCGCACCGAGGGCCGTACGAACGTCGTCGCGCGGATCGAGGGCACCGACCCGTCGGCGGACGCGCTGCTCGTCCACGGTCATCTGGACGTGGTGCCCGCGCAGGCGGCGGACTGGAGCGTGCACCCGTTCTCCGGGGAGATCCGCGACGGCGTGGTGTGGGGCCGGGGCGCGGTCGACATGAAGAACATGGACGCGATGATCCTCGCGGTCGCCCGGCACTGGGCGCGCACGGGCGTACGGCCCCGCAGGGACATCGTGATCGCGTTCACCGCCGACGAGGAGGCGAGCGCCGTGGACGGCTCCGGGTTTCTCGCCGACGCGCACCCCGGTCTCTTCGAGGGCTGCACCGAGGGCATCAGCGAGTCGGGGGCGTTCACCTTCCACGACGGCGCGGGCCGGCAGATCTACCCGATCGCGGCCGGGGAGCGCGGTACCGGCTGGCTGAAGCTCACCGCGCGCGGCCGGGCCGGCCACGGCTCAAAGGTGAACCGGGCGAACGCGGTGACGCGGCTGGCGGCGGCGATCGCCCGGATCGGCGCGCACGAGTGGCCGCTCAGGCTCACCCCGACCGTCCGCGCGGCCCTCACCGAACTCGCCGCGCTGTACGGCGTCGAGGCCGACCTCGACGACCGTGACGGCGTCGACCGGCTGCTCGACAAGCTCGGTCCGGCCGCCGCCCTGGTCGAGGCGACCGTGCGCAACAGTGCCAATCCGACCATGCTGGAAGCCGGCTACAAGATCAACGTGATCCCGGGGGAGGCCGCCGCGCGCGTGGACGGGCGGTATCTGCCGGGTGGCGAGGACGAGTTCCGGGAGACCCTCGACCGGCTCACCGGGCCCGATGTGGAGTGGGAGTTCGAGCACCGGGAGGTGGCCCTCCAGGCACCGGTGGACTCGGTGACGTACGCGCGGATGCGGGCCGCCGTGGAGGAGTTCGCGCCCGAGGGGCACGTGGTGCCGTACTGCATGGCGGGCGGCACCGATGCCAAGCAGTTCTCGCGCCTCGGCATCACCGGCTACGGCTTCTCGCCGCTGAAGCTCCCCGAGGGCTTCGACTACGCGGCGCTGTTCCACGGCGTCGACGAGCGCGTCCCGGTCGAGGCGCTCCACTTCGGCGTCCGCGTACTCGACCGCTTCCTGCGGACGGCCTGA
- a CDS encoding M55 family metallopeptidase has protein sequence MKILISADMEGATGVTWPADVLPGTPQWERCRSMFTSDVNAAVLGFFHGGADEVLINEAHWTMRNLLLEELDERAQMLTGRHKALSMVEGVQHGDVDGIAFVGYHAGAGMEGVLAHTYLANSITGVWVNDERASEGLLNSHVVAEYGVPVVLVTGDDVACEDALGYAPEALKVAVKDHVSRYAAVCRTPARTAADIRAAAKEAASLAVRHEPVRGGPFTVALEFDAEHLAMAATVVPGVARTGERKVAYTSPTMYEGIRTFKAVTTIVSAAVEETYG, from the coding sequence ATGAAGATCCTCATCAGCGCCGACATGGAGGGCGCCACCGGCGTCACATGGCCGGCCGACGTGCTGCCGGGGACACCGCAATGGGAGCGGTGTCGTTCGATGTTCACCTCGGACGTGAACGCCGCCGTGCTCGGTTTCTTCCACGGCGGGGCCGACGAGGTGCTGATCAACGAGGCGCACTGGACGATGCGCAATCTGCTGCTGGAGGAGCTGGACGAGCGCGCCCAGATGCTGACCGGGCGGCACAAGGCGCTGTCCATGGTGGAGGGCGTGCAGCACGGTGACGTGGACGGCATCGCGTTCGTCGGGTACCACGCGGGCGCGGGGATGGAGGGCGTTCTCGCCCACACCTACCTCGCCAACTCGATCACCGGGGTGTGGGTGAACGACGAGCGGGCCAGCGAGGGGCTGCTCAACTCGCATGTCGTGGCCGAGTACGGGGTACCGGTGGTGCTGGTGACTGGCGACGACGTGGCTTGCGAGGACGCCCTGGGGTATGCGCCCGAGGCGCTCAAAGTGGCGGTCAAGGATCATGTGTCGCGGTACGCGGCGGTGTGCCGCACGCCGGCGAGAACGGCCGCCGACATCCGTGCGGCGGCGAAGGAGGCCGCGTCACTCGCCGTGCGTCATGAGCCGGTCAGGGGCGGACCGTTCACCGTGGCGCTGGAGTTCGACGCCGAACACCTGGCGATGGCCGCGACCGTGGTGCCGGGTGTGGCCCGTACCGGCGAACGCAAGGTCGCGTACACCAGCCCGACCATGTACGAGGGAATCCGCACCTTCAAGGCGGTCACCACGATCGTCTCGGCCGCGGTGGAGGAGACATATGGCTGA
- a CDS encoding class I SAM-dependent methyltransferase, whose product MSVTSRYREAWEAFWREAPDGPGEVFWDAGPERTAAVHLALFEPHLTAADLPLVDLGCGNGTQTRYLADRFARVIGADLSTAALDRARRADPGGRATYRLLDAADTTDAETLHADLGDANVYVRGVLHQCEPDDRLRLVHTIATLLGERGRVCLVELAEAAKPVLMGLAQSPTGPPAKLAPIFRHGIAPGEVSDAAVPRYLRAAGLTLVAEGELPLITTEHTADGTRIELPSRWYVAGRTA is encoded by the coding sequence ATGAGCGTGACGAGTCGGTACCGGGAGGCCTGGGAGGCGTTCTGGCGGGAGGCTCCCGACGGACCGGGGGAGGTCTTCTGGGACGCCGGGCCCGAACGGACCGCGGCCGTCCATCTCGCCCTGTTCGAGCCGCACCTGACGGCCGCCGACCTGCCCCTCGTCGACCTCGGCTGCGGCAACGGCACCCAGACCCGCTACCTGGCCGACCGCTTCGCCCGGGTGATCGGCGCCGACCTCTCCACCGCCGCCCTCGACCGGGCCCGCCGCGCCGACCCCGGCGGCCGGGCCACGTACCGCCTGCTCGACGCGGCCGACACCACGGACGCCGAGACCCTCCACGCCGACCTCGGCGACGCCAACGTCTACGTACGCGGTGTGCTCCACCAGTGCGAGCCCGACGACCGCCTGCGCCTCGTCCACACCATCGCCACGCTGCTGGGGGAGCGCGGGCGGGTCTGCCTCGTCGAACTCGCCGAGGCCGCCAAGCCCGTCCTCATGGGCCTCGCCCAGAGCCCCACCGGCCCCCCTGCCAAACTCGCCCCGATCTTCCGCCACGGAATCGCCCCGGGCGAGGTCTCCGACGCCGCGGTCCCGCGGTACCTGCGCGCGGCCGGCCTCACCCTCGTCGCCGAGGGCGAACTCCCGCTGATCACCACGGAACACACGGCCGACGGCACCCGGATCGAACTGCCGTCGAGGTGGTACGTGGCGGGGCGCACGGCGTAA
- a CDS encoding SpoIIE family protein phosphatase produces MDRGIDTGATTGHGAGDGTAGHAAVGRIPLAVVVVDRAGLVSHWSTGARRLFGTTKDDAVGHPALDLLPVSGALPDEDDPPAHGAYGPYDALGHDLETSLDGHLSYPAAGRARLTVPGRDRIDVLWWAYPLVGPGRERLLVLAADAETLRRRDDGAAVAVERIAPGFALHTDFPGAEELARRLPEILPSMSVGESARIVAQVLELGYPVLEFSQNDRVPVTPDWGVPRRAERRARRERAARAVAEGLPVPQDVRDEGEDLEYAAVRERLEFLNEVSGRIGTSLDLSRTIVEVSKAVVPRFTDVAGTYLREQVVAGEGFPEGVPDTTTMWHRVALEHTDEPGRWDDVVPVGEAMPFPAHTPFFQCMTTGEPVLVPRISEQMGHAIAAQFEKRDIRPLISNRSMLVVPLKARNVVLGFMILLRHPEREVFDDMDRVTGAELAARAGLVLDNARMYTYQENVAETLQDSMLPQIEAHMAGCDIATRYLPGTLLGRVGGDWFDSVKLPGARTALVVGDVMGHGLNSAAMMGQLRTAVQTMAALDLPPAQLLRNLDDLAQRLGEHYLATCLYAVYDPIAGELHLANAGHIPPVLVRAVDGRSELLDLPTGAPIGVGGVPFEAVRVRVEPGDRLVMCTDGLVEVRGEDIGVGLATLCESAAHPAASMDDACDTIIRALNTRGGRKDDVALLMARLNGIEPEDVAEWRLAPDPSEAARARAVVREQLYVWGLDALADTTVLLVDELVTNAVRHARGRRIELRLVRGDTLQCEVHDDDPTLPTLLNAAPTDEFGRGLRVLTTLAREWGTTRTGAGKTVWFELTLPRRR; encoded by the coding sequence ATGGACCGTGGCATCGACACGGGCGCGACCACCGGCCACGGAGCCGGTGACGGCACGGCGGGGCACGCCGCGGTCGGCCGCATCCCCCTGGCCGTGGTCGTCGTCGACCGCGCCGGCCTCGTGTCGCACTGGAGCACCGGCGCACGCCGGCTCTTCGGCACCACCAAGGACGACGCGGTGGGCCACCCCGCCCTCGACCTGCTGCCCGTCTCCGGCGCCCTCCCGGACGAGGACGACCCCCCGGCCCACGGCGCCTACGGCCCGTACGACGCACTCGGCCACGACCTGGAGACCTCCCTCGACGGACACCTGTCCTACCCGGCGGCCGGCCGCGCCCGGCTCACCGTGCCCGGCCGCGACCGGATAGACGTCCTGTGGTGGGCGTACCCCCTGGTCGGCCCCGGCCGGGAGCGCCTCCTCGTGCTGGCCGCCGACGCCGAGACACTGCGTCGGCGGGACGACGGGGCGGCCGTCGCCGTCGAACGCATCGCGCCCGGTTTCGCCCTGCACACCGACTTCCCCGGCGCCGAGGAACTGGCCCGCAGGCTCCCCGAGATCCTGCCCAGCATGAGCGTCGGCGAGAGCGCCCGCATCGTCGCCCAGGTCCTCGAACTGGGCTATCCGGTGCTGGAGTTCAGCCAGAACGACCGGGTGCCCGTGACCCCCGACTGGGGCGTGCCCCGGCGTGCGGAACGGCGGGCGCGCCGTGAGCGGGCCGCGCGCGCCGTCGCCGAGGGGCTGCCGGTCCCGCAGGACGTACGGGACGAGGGCGAGGACCTCGAGTACGCGGCCGTACGCGAGCGCCTGGAGTTCCTCAACGAGGTCAGCGGACGCATCGGCACCTCCCTCGACCTGTCCCGGACCATCGTCGAGGTGAGCAAGGCGGTCGTGCCCCGCTTCACCGACGTCGCCGGCACCTATCTGCGCGAACAGGTCGTCGCCGGTGAGGGTTTCCCCGAAGGCGTGCCGGACACGACGACCATGTGGCACCGGGTGGCCCTGGAGCACACGGACGAGCCGGGCCGCTGGGACGACGTCGTACCGGTCGGCGAGGCCATGCCGTTCCCGGCGCACACCCCGTTCTTCCAGTGCATGACCACCGGCGAGCCCGTCCTCGTGCCGCGCATCAGCGAGCAGATGGGGCACGCGATCGCCGCGCAGTTCGAGAAGCGTGACATCCGGCCGCTGATCAGCAACCGCTCCATGCTGGTCGTGCCGCTGAAGGCCCGCAACGTGGTGCTCGGGTTCATGATCCTGCTGCGCCACCCGGAGCGCGAGGTCTTCGACGACATGGACCGCGTCACCGGCGCCGAACTCGCCGCCCGCGCGGGCCTCGTCCTCGACAACGCCCGCATGTACACCTACCAGGAGAACGTCGCCGAGACGCTCCAGGACAGCATGCTCCCGCAGATCGAGGCCCACATGGCGGGCTGCGACATCGCCACCCGCTACCTCCCGGGCACCCTGCTCGGACGGGTCGGCGGCGACTGGTTCGACTCGGTGAAACTGCCCGGCGCCCGCACCGCCCTGGTCGTGGGCGACGTCATGGGACACGGCCTCAACTCCGCCGCGATGATGGGCCAGCTGCGCACCGCCGTCCAGACCATGGCCGCCCTGGACCTGCCGCCCGCACAGCTGCTGCGCAACCTCGACGACCTCGCCCAGCGCCTCGGCGAGCACTACCTCGCGACCTGCCTCTACGCCGTCTACGACCCCATCGCGGGCGAACTGCACCTCGCCAACGCCGGGCACATCCCGCCCGTGCTGGTCCGCGCGGTGGACGGCCGCAGTGAACTGCTCGACCTGCCCACGGGCGCGCCCATCGGCGTCGGCGGGGTGCCCTTCGAGGCGGTACGCGTGCGCGTGGAGCCCGGCGACCGGCTCGTGATGTGCACCGACGGCCTGGTCGAGGTGCGCGGTGAGGACATCGGCGTGGGCCTCGCGACGCTCTGCGAGTCCGCCGCCCACCCGGCCGCCTCCATGGACGACGCCTGCGACACGATCATCCGCGCCCTCAACACGCGCGGCGGCCGCAAGGACGACGTGGCCCTGCTGATGGCCCGGCTCAACGGCATCGAACCCGAGGACGTCGCCGAGTGGCGCCTGGCCCCCGACCCGAGCGAGGCCGCCCGCGCCCGCGCAGTCGTCCGCGAACAGCTGTATGTCTGGGGCCTCGACGCCCTCGCGGACACCACGGTGCTCCTCGTCGACGAACTCGTCACCAACGCCGTACGACACGCGCGCGGGCGCCGTATCGAACTCCGCCTCGTCCGCGGCGACACCCTGCAGTGCGAGGTCCACGACGACGACCCCACCCTGCCGACCCTGCTCAACGCGGCGCCCACGGACGAGTTCGGCCGCGGGTTGCGCGTCCTCACGACCCTGGCCCGCGAGTGGGGGACCACCCGGACGGGGGCGGGCAAGACGGTGTGGTTCGAACTGACGCTGCCGCGACGGCGTTGA
- a CDS encoding MFS transporter, with protein sequence MDAITLVKDEPTTTPATPPPADEPAQLGPHRVRLIFSALLLVLLLAALEQMVVATALPEIVGELHGVDRMSWAITAYLLTATVTLPVYGRLGELHGRKGVFQFALVVFVTGSALAGFSRSMDQLIAFRALQGVGAGGLMIGVQAIIADIVPSRNRGRYLALVGAAFGLASVAGPLLGGWLTDHISWRWCFYVNVPFGLITLAVVAFALRLPKRTTRGRLDVLGTLLLAAASTCVVLLAGWGGTGYAWNSRPVLGLAAGAVAATVLLLVVERFATQPLLPPRLFKDPAFVVTGLVGIAVGIALFGTASYLPTQLRMVGGISATESGLLMLPMMAGIVGASVVCGQLIAHTGHYRTYPVLGSALTTLGVWLLSRLETDTPRLQFGIWTAVLGAGIGMVMPVLILAVQNSVRPADLGAATAAGNYLRQIGGCVGVAAFGALLAARLADRLPERAGAVLPDPGSLTPDLVHTLPAPLREAYVEAYAQAMPRIFLYLTPVLVLGLLIACFLKEKTPAAFDEVPAGSAPTPEPEHASKAAPSVRVPRALPHPSGVETPIPLRSPCVSGVPVPVRGTVQHPDGTVVPRAALTLIDATGRQTGRGGSGEDGRYALSTPGPGAYVLIAAAGGHQPQAVTVTVGERPVEVDIVLGGAGRLAGAVRTADGRAVSDATVTLTDVHGEVVVTTRCGQEGEYLITELVAGEYTLAASAHPHRPAAIPVTVRAARETRQDVELTGGGVLRGTVRAGGGRPVEDARVTLLDAAGNVADTITTGIDGTFQFVDLSAGEYTVIATGYPPVATVLQVAGGGRTESDLRLGYTD encoded by the coding sequence ATGGACGCGATCACACTGGTGAAGGACGAACCGACCACCACACCCGCGACACCACCACCGGCGGACGAGCCCGCGCAACTCGGTCCGCACCGGGTCCGGTTGATCTTCTCCGCCCTGCTGCTCGTCCTGCTCCTCGCCGCGCTTGAGCAGATGGTCGTCGCCACCGCCCTCCCCGAGATCGTCGGCGAGCTGCACGGCGTGGACCGTATGTCCTGGGCGATCACGGCCTATCTGCTCACCGCGACCGTCACCCTGCCCGTCTACGGCAGGCTGGGCGAACTCCACGGCCGCAAGGGTGTCTTCCAGTTCGCGCTCGTGGTCTTCGTGACCGGCTCCGCGCTCGCCGGGTTCTCCCGCAGCATGGACCAGCTCATCGCGTTCCGCGCGCTCCAGGGCGTCGGCGCGGGCGGTCTCATGATCGGCGTGCAGGCGATCATCGCCGACATCGTGCCCTCCCGGAACCGCGGCCGCTACCTGGCCCTGGTCGGCGCCGCGTTCGGCCTCGCCTCCGTCGCGGGCCCGCTCCTGGGCGGATGGCTCACGGACCACATCTCCTGGCGGTGGTGCTTCTACGTCAATGTGCCCTTCGGGCTCATCACCCTGGCCGTCGTCGCCTTCGCGCTGAGACTGCCGAAGCGCACGACCAGGGGGCGCCTCGACGTCCTGGGCACGCTGTTGCTCGCCGCCGCCTCGACCTGCGTGGTGCTGCTGGCCGGCTGGGGCGGCACCGGGTACGCCTGGAACTCGCGGCCCGTCCTCGGTCTCGCCGCCGGCGCGGTCGCGGCGACCGTCCTTCTCCTCGTCGTCGAACGCTTCGCGACCCAACCCCTGCTCCCGCCGCGGCTGTTCAAGGACCCGGCCTTCGTCGTGACCGGCCTCGTCGGGATCGCCGTCGGCATCGCCCTCTTCGGCACCGCCAGTTACCTGCCGACCCAGCTGCGGATGGTCGGCGGCATCTCCGCCACCGAGTCCGGGCTGCTCATGCTGCCGATGATGGCCGGCATCGTCGGCGCGTCCGTCGTCTGCGGCCAACTCATCGCCCACACCGGGCACTACCGGACGTACCCCGTTCTCGGCAGCGCCCTGACCACCCTCGGCGTATGGCTGCTGTCCCGCCTGGAGACGGACACGCCCCGGCTGCAGTTCGGCATCTGGACGGCCGTCCTCGGCGCCGGCATCGGCATGGTGATGCCGGTCCTGATCCTCGCCGTGCAGAACTCCGTACGCCCCGCCGACCTCGGGGCCGCCACCGCCGCCGGCAACTACCTCCGGCAGATCGGCGGCTGCGTGGGCGTGGCCGCCTTCGGCGCGCTCCTCGCGGCCCGGCTGGCCGACCGCCTTCCCGAGCGCGCGGGCGCCGTCCTCCCCGACCCGGGCTCCCTCACCCCGGACCTCGTCCACACCCTGCCCGCCCCGCTGCGCGAGGCGTACGTCGAGGCCTACGCGCAGGCCATGCCGAGGATCTTCCTGTACCTCACGCCGGTGCTCGTCCTCGGTCTCCTCATCGCCTGTTTCCTCAAGGAGAAGACCCCGGCGGCGTTCGACGAGGTCCCCGCCGGGTCCGCGCCGACGCCCGAGCCCGAACACGCGTCCAAGGCCGCGCCCTCCGTCCGGGTCCCGCGGGCGCTCCCGCACCCTTCGGGCGTGGAGACCCCCATCCCGCTCCGCTCGCCGTGCGTTTCCGGCGTCCCCGTCCCCGTCCGCGGCACGGTCCAGCACCCCGACGGCACCGTCGTGCCCCGGGCCGCGCTCACCCTCATCGACGCCACCGGCCGGCAGACCGGTCGCGGCGGCAGCGGCGAGGACGGGCGGTACGCGCTGTCCACCCCCGGGCCGGGGGCGTACGTGCTGATCGCGGCCGCCGGCGGCCACCAGCCGCAGGCCGTGACCGTCACCGTCGGGGAGCGCCCCGTGGAGGTCGACATCGTGCTCGGCGGCGCGGGGCGCCTGGCCGGGGCCGTACGGACGGCGGACGGGCGGGCGGTGAGCGACGCGACCGTCACACTCACCGATGTGCACGGCGAGGTCGTCGTGACCACCCGCTGCGGCCAGGAGGGCGAGTACCTCATCACCGAGCTGGTCGCCGGGGAGTACACCCTCGCCGCGAGCGCCCACCCCCACCGCCCGGCCGCGATCCCCGTCACCGTCCGGGCCGCCCGCGAGACCCGACAGGACGTCGAACTCACCGGGGGCGGCGTCCTGCGGGGTACGGTCCGCGCCGGGGGCGGCCGACCGGTGGAGGACGCGCGCGTGACGCTCCTCGACGCCGCCGGGAACGTCGCCGACACGATCACCACCGGCATCGACGGCACGTTCCAGTTCGTCGACCTCTCCGCCGGCGAGTACACGGTCATCGCCACCGGATATCCCCCCGTGGCGACGGTCCTCCAGGTCGCCGGTGGTGGCAGGACGGAATCGGACCTGCGGCTGGGGTACACGGACTGA
- a CDS encoding SRPBCC family protein has translation MAQVEATTERVVAADAETVFDTLADYSGAREKLMPQHFSEYEVREGGDGEGTLVHWRLQATSKRVRDCLLEVTEPSDGELVEKDRNSSMVTVWRVTPAGEGGSRVVVTTTWQGAGGIGGFFEKTFAPKGLGRIYDALLANLAGEVEK, from the coding sequence ATGGCGCAGGTCGAGGCCACGACTGAACGAGTCGTCGCGGCGGACGCGGAGACTGTGTTCGACACCCTGGCCGACTACAGCGGCGCGCGCGAGAAGCTGATGCCGCAGCACTTCAGCGAGTACGAGGTGCGCGAGGGCGGCGACGGCGAGGGCACGCTCGTCCACTGGAGGCTCCAGGCCACCAGCAAGCGCGTGCGCGACTGCCTCCTGGAGGTCACCGAGCCCTCCGACGGCGAGCTCGTGGAGAAGGACCGCAACTCCTCCATGGTCACCGTCTGGCGGGTCACCCCGGCCGGCGAGGGCGGCTCCCGTGTCGTCGTCACCACCACCTGGCAGGGCGCCGGCGGCATCGGCGGCTTCTTCGAGAAGACCTTCGCCCCCAAGGGCCTCGGCCGGATCTACGACGCCCTGCTCGCCAACCTCGCCGGCGAGGTGGAGAAGTAA